One Perca flavescens isolate YP-PL-M2 chromosome 14, PFLA_1.0, whole genome shotgun sequence genomic window carries:
- the LOC114568474 gene encoding BCL2/adenovirus E1B 19 kDa protein-interacting protein 2: MSGDEDGEPEEAELLTGADEDQFVSEQKPPPPLGDRPAPPSSLALSRPTKKRILAAPALSLSLGRSESAVSEDFPSGFLSPSPEDDDDDTALDFDLATPSDSESLAFPVYDLDLEDDLRRLGVASRLRPESGPGSSELGALEREDIVDAQGTRWRRFSTGDPPQESSVDMTVLQPFLNVLSHGGYYSDGTNDIIVFSSCYLPENSLENYQYVMDNLFRYVVGTLDLMVAENYVIVYFCAGGQKNKLPGISWLRECYTTIDRRLRKNLKGFFVVHPTWYIKALATIIKPFISSKFSRKLQFVDSLQELSRFVPTEHVQIPECVTQYDQKQNRTR, translated from the exons atgTCTGGAGATGAGGACG GTGAGCCGGAGGAGGCGGAGCTCCTCACAG gaGCTGATGAAGACCAGTTTGTATCAGAGCAGAAACCTCCACCTCCACTTGGAGACCGACCAG CTCCTCCCAGCAGTCTGGCCTTGTCACGACCAACGAAGAAGAGAATCCTGGCAGCTCCGGCTCTCAGTCTGTCTCtgg GTCGCAGCGAATCTGCGGTTTCGGAGGACTTCCCGTCCGGTTTCCTCTCGCCGTCGCCTGAAGACGACGACGATGACACAGCGCTGGACTTCGACCTGGCAACACCCTCCGACAGCGAATCACTGGCTTTCCCCGTCTACGACCTGGACCTGGAGG ATGACCTGCGGCGTCTCGGCGTGGCGTCCAGGCTCCGCCCAGAGTCCGGCCCCGGGTCCAG CGAGCTGGGAGCTCTGGAGCGCGAGGACATCGTGGACGCTCAGGGCACCAGGTGGCGCCGATTCTCCACGGGAGACCCTCCGCAGGAGAGCAGCGTGGACATGACCGTCCTGCAGCCGTTCCTCAACGTGCTGTCACACGGAG GTTACTACAGCGATGGCACGAATGACATCATCGTGTTTTCTTCCTGTTACCTGCCGGAGAACAGTCTGGAAAACTACCAGTATGTGATGGACAACCTGTTCAG GTATGTGGTGGGAACTCTGGATCTGATGGTTGCAGAAAACTACGTGATAGTTTATTTTTGTGCCGGCGGCCAGAAAAACAAACTGCCGGGAATCAGCTGGCTGCGAGAATGTTACACCACCATCGACCGAAG gttaAGGAAGAATCTGAAAGGTTTCTTCGTGGTCCATCCTACCTGGTACATCAAAGCCCTCGCCACCATCATCAAACCCTTCATCAG ctCCAAGTTCAGCAGGAAGCTCCAGTTCGTCGACAGCCTCCAGGAACTTTCTCGCTTCGTCCCCACTGAGCATGTGCAGATCCCCGAGTGTGTCACACA GTACGACCAGAAACAGAACCGGACCAGGTGA